A genomic window from Thiomonas arsenitoxydans includes:
- a CDS encoding deoxyguanosinetriphosphate triphosphohydrolase gives MTLAAYACNDATSRGREHAEPPPLDRTGYQRDRDRIIHSSAFRRLEYKTQVFLNHEGDLFRTRLTHSLEVAQIARALARALRLNEDLTEALALAHDLGHTPFGHAGQDALGACMRKHAPQGGGFEHNLQSLRVVTTLEERYAAFNGLNLSFETREGVLKHCSRRNAEHLGEIGARFLQGGQPSLEAQITNLADAIAYNNHDIDDGLRAGLIDLEELQTVPFFAGHLDAVQRAYPAVLGRRRVAETIRRMISALIADLVAETAQRIRQSGVDSPDAVRAAPPLAAFSAPVQEQLQQLQQLLLHRLYRHPDVLRNTTKAQRLLTELFEAYHADTRLLPRAYQREDAARQPRAIADYLAGMTDRYAIREHQRLFSMRDWPVY, from the coding sequence ATGACGCTTGCCGCTTACGCCTGCAACGACGCCACCTCTCGCGGGCGTGAACATGCCGAACCGCCGCCGCTGGATCGCACTGGCTACCAGCGCGACCGCGACCGCATCATCCACAGCTCGGCCTTTCGGCGGCTGGAATATAAAACCCAGGTGTTTCTCAATCACGAGGGTGATCTGTTCCGCACCCGCCTGACGCATAGTCTGGAAGTCGCGCAAATCGCCCGCGCGCTCGCCCGGGCGCTGCGCTTGAACGAAGATCTCACCGAGGCGCTGGCCCTGGCGCACGATCTGGGACACACGCCTTTCGGCCATGCCGGGCAGGATGCATTGGGCGCCTGCATGCGAAAACATGCCCCCCAGGGCGGCGGTTTCGAGCACAACCTGCAATCGCTGCGCGTGGTCACCACGCTGGAAGAGCGCTACGCCGCCTTCAACGGCCTGAACCTCAGCTTCGAAACCCGCGAGGGCGTGCTCAAACATTGCTCACGGCGCAACGCCGAACATCTGGGCGAAATCGGCGCGCGCTTTCTGCAGGGCGGCCAACCCAGTCTGGAAGCGCAGATCACCAATCTGGCCGACGCCATCGCCTACAACAATCACGACATCGACGACGGCCTGCGCGCGGGCCTGATCGACCTGGAGGAGTTGCAGACGGTGCCGTTCTTCGCCGGGCACCTCGACGCCGTGCAACGCGCCTACCCGGCCGTGCTGGGGCGGCGGCGCGTGGCCGAAACCATCCGCCGCATGATCTCGGCGCTCATTGCCGACCTGGTGGCCGAAACGGCGCAGCGCATCCGTCAGTCGGGCGTCGATTCGCCCGACGCCGTGCGCGCCGCGCCGCCACTGGCGGCCTTCAGCGCGCCGGTGCAAGAGCAGTTGCAGCAGCTCCAGCAGCTTTTGCTGCACCGCCTCTACCGACACCCCGACGTGCTGCGCAACACCACCAAGGCGCAGCGATTGCTCACCGAATTGTTCGAGGCCTATCACGCCGATACGCGCCTTCTGCCGCGCGCCTATCAGCGGGAGGACGCTGCCCGCCAGCCCCGCGCCATCGCCGACTATCTGGCCGGCATGACCGACCGCTACGCCATCCGCGAGCACCAACGCCTGTTTTCCATGCGCGACTGGCCGGTGTATTGA
- a CDS encoding efflux RND transporter permease subunit gives MNLMFLTHGALRQRLLTLGAMLALVAGGIFAWRALPIDAFPDVSSPQVKVIMKVPGMTPEEVETRVVLPIEQEVLGIANKRIVRSVSKYGIADITVDFVEGTDVYWARQQVGEALANVRGDLPASAMGGLAPITTPLSDLYMFTIEGPASLEEKRSALQWLIRPVLRTVPGVADVNMLGGDVRAFAVQPDPARLAAWGLSLNQLRTALQVNNSNDGAGRLDEGEETRIVRVQGAFANADDIRNTVVANVRGTPVRISDVAQVSVDSSTRYGIVTANGKGEAVEGIVLGLRGANAQQVIHGVKARLAELEPRLPQGMTIKVFYDRSQLVERAVGTVLEALGEAVVLVIVMLLLFLGNWRAALVVAITLPLSALATFILMRWFGLSANLMSLGGLAIALGMLVDAAVVVVENLVNHMSHDPEHAPDRNPGGATTDRLGRILRGVSEVSGPVLSGVAIIAIVFLPLLTLEGLEGKLFRPVALTIVFALGASLLIALTIVPVMASLLLKTASHTDPWLVRKLSAGYRRVLDWSFNHTRIVVTVALLSLVAAGWAYTRVGKTFMPTLDEGDVIVQLQKLPSVSLGATAALDLRVQQALLKEVPEIKSIVARSGSDDLGLDPMGLNETDTFLVLKPMSQWRGSKDEVIEAMRKVLERFPGVDFGFTQPIEMRVSEMLTGSRGDLVVKIFGPDIAQLGDLSQQVAETLKAVPGAQEVLAARPEGVQYLTVQVDRLAAGRAGFDVDSLQQDLRALVEGQPQGMVLEGVRRTPLLLRGGADLRSNPQAFAQVSITAPDGTAYPLSQLARLTPTQGPVLVAHEDGSRFAAVQANVSGRDLVSYVADAKQAVATKVKLPEGTRLEWGGQFENQQRAAARLGLVVPVALALIFVLLMTTFGSVRQSVLVFANIPFALVGGVIALWASGQYMSVPASVGFIALLGIAVLNGVVLVSHFNELLQRGLPLAQAVRDGAMRRLRPVMMTATITAFSLIPLLSATGPGSEIQKPLAIVVIGGLITSTALTLVLLPLMFARFGLPRIARETEAATQKTENV, from the coding sequence ATGAATTTGATGTTTCTCACGCATGGCGCGTTGCGCCAACGCCTGCTGACCCTCGGCGCGATGCTGGCGCTGGTGGCGGGCGGCATTTTTGCCTGGCGCGCGCTGCCCATCGACGCCTTTCCCGACGTGTCTTCGCCGCAGGTGAAAGTCATCATGAAAGTGCCGGGCATGACCCCGGAAGAGGTGGAGACGCGAGTTGTCCTGCCCATCGAGCAAGAGGTGCTGGGCATTGCCAACAAACGCATCGTGCGTTCGGTGTCGAAGTACGGCATTGCCGACATCACGGTGGATTTCGTCGAGGGCACCGATGTGTATTGGGCGCGTCAACAGGTGGGTGAGGCGCTGGCGAATGTGCGCGGCGACCTGCCGGCTTCGGCGATGGGCGGGCTCGCCCCCATCACCACGCCTTTGTCCGACCTGTACATGTTCACTATCGAGGGACCGGCCAGCCTGGAAGAGAAGCGCAGCGCGCTGCAATGGCTCATCCGCCCGGTGCTGCGCACCGTGCCCGGCGTGGCCGATGTGAACATGCTCGGCGGCGATGTACGCGCCTTCGCGGTGCAGCCCGATCCGGCGCGGCTGGCCGCCTGGGGACTGTCGCTCAATCAGTTGCGCACCGCGCTGCAGGTCAACAACAGCAATGACGGCGCCGGCCGCCTGGACGAAGGCGAAGAGACCCGCATCGTGCGGGTGCAGGGCGCATTCGCCAATGCCGACGACATTCGCAACACCGTCGTCGCCAATGTGCGCGGCACGCCGGTGCGCATCAGCGATGTGGCGCAGGTCAGTGTGGACAGCAGCACGCGCTACGGCATCGTCACCGCAAACGGCAAGGGCGAGGCGGTCGAGGGCATTGTGCTCGGCCTGCGCGGCGCCAATGCGCAGCAGGTGATCCACGGGGTGAAAGCACGCCTGGCCGAGCTGGAGCCGCGTCTGCCCCAAGGCATGACCATCAAGGTGTTCTACGACCGCAGCCAGCTGGTCGAGCGCGCCGTGGGCACCGTGCTCGAAGCGCTGGGAGAGGCCGTAGTGCTGGTGATCGTCATGCTCCTGCTGTTCCTCGGCAACTGGCGCGCAGCTCTCGTCGTGGCTATCACCCTGCCGCTATCGGCCCTGGCGACCTTCATTCTCATGCGCTGGTTTGGACTGAGCGCCAACCTCATGAGTCTGGGCGGTCTGGCCATTGCGCTGGGCATGCTGGTCGATGCCGCCGTGGTGGTGGTGGAAAACCTGGTGAACCACATGAGCCACGACCCTGAGCACGCGCCGGATCGCAACCCGGGCGGCGCCACCACCGACCGTCTGGGACGCATCCTGCGCGGGGTGTCGGAAGTGTCGGGGCCGGTGCTTTCCGGCGTGGCCATCATCGCCATCGTGTTCCTGCCGCTGCTCACCCTCGAAGGGCTGGAGGGCAAGCTGTTCCGCCCGGTGGCGCTGACCATCGTGTTCGCGCTGGGCGCGTCGCTGCTCATTGCGCTGACCATCGTTCCGGTGATGGCCTCTTTACTGCTCAAGACCGCGTCGCACACCGACCCCTGGCTGGTGCGCAAGCTCTCCGCGGGTTATCGGCGCGTGCTGGACTGGAGCTTCAATCACACCCGCATCGTCGTGACCGTGGCGCTGTTGTCGCTTGTGGCTGCCGGTTGGGCCTACACCCGGGTGGGCAAGACTTTCATGCCCACGCTCGATGAAGGCGATGTGATCGTGCAACTGCAAAAGCTGCCCTCGGTCAGCCTGGGCGCGACCGCCGCGCTCGATCTGCGGGTGCAGCAGGCGCTGCTCAAAGAGGTACCCGAGATCAAGTCCATCGTCGCCCGCAGCGGCTCGGACGATCTGGGCCTCGACCCCATGGGGCTGAACGAGACCGACACCTTCCTGGTGCTCAAACCCATGTCGCAGTGGCGCGGCAGCAAAGACGAGGTGATCGAGGCCATGCGCAAGGTGCTGGAACGCTTCCCCGGCGTGGACTTCGGCTTCACCCAGCCGATCGAGATGCGCGTGTCCGAAATGCTCACGGGTAGCCGCGGCGATCTGGTGGTGAAAATCTTCGGCCCCGACATCGCCCAGCTGGGCGATCTGTCGCAACAGGTGGCCGAGACGCTCAAAGCCGTGCCCGGCGCGCAGGAAGTGCTCGCCGCCCGACCGGAAGGCGTGCAATACCTCACCGTGCAAGTCGATCGTCTTGCCGCGGGCCGCGCCGGGTTCGATGTGGACAGCCTGCAGCAAGACCTGCGCGCCCTGGTCGAAGGCCAGCCGCAGGGCATGGTGCTCGAAGGCGTGCGCCGCACCCCGCTGCTGCTGCGCGGGGGCGCCGATCTGCGCAGCAATCCGCAGGCGTTTGCCCAGGTATCGATCACCGCGCCGGATGGCACCGCCTACCCGCTGTCGCAACTCGCCCGCCTCACCCCCACGCAAGGTCCGGTGCTGGTGGCGCATGAAGACGGCAGCCGTTTTGCCGCGGTGCAGGCCAATGTCAGCGGGCGCGATCTGGTGAGCTATGTGGCCGACGCCAAGCAGGCCGTGGCCACCAAGGTGAAACTGCCGGAAGGAACACGGCTGGAGTGGGGAGGCCAGTTCGAGAACCAGCAACGCGCCGCTGCGCGCCTGGGGCTGGTGGTGCCAGTGGCGCTGGCGCTGATTTTCGTGCTGCTGATGACCACCTTCGGCTCGGTACGGCAGTCGGTGCTGGTGTTCGCCAACATTCCCTTCGCTCTCGTCGGCGGAGTGATTGCACTGTGGGCCAGCGGCCAATACATGTCGGTGCCTGCCTCGGTGGGCTTCATCGCGTTGCTGGGCATTGCCGTGCTCAACGGCGTGGTGCTGGTCAGCCATTTCAACGAGTTGCTGCAGCGCGGGCTTCCGTTGGCGCAGGCCGTGCGCGATGGCGCCATGCGCCGACTGCGGCCGGTGATGATGACCGCCACCATCACCGCGTTCAGCCTCATCCCCCTGCTGTCGGCCACCGGGCCGGGCTCGGAAATCCAGAAGCCGCTGGCCATCGTGGTCATCGGCGGATTGATCACGTCCACCGCCCTGACCCTGGTGCTGCTGCCCCTGATGTTTGCCCGCTTCGGTCTGCCGCGCATTGCGCGCGAGACCGAAGCCGCAACCCAAAAGACGGAGAACGTCTAA
- the recG gene encoding ATP-dependent DNA helicase RecG, producing MTAARKPSQQDPIADPSQRASAPRKDPAGKAKPARPTPLARLGLHTDWDIALHLPLRYEDETRLTPLGALRDGELVTTDAVVTQAQVQGRAPRRQLLVRLQDPEAGDAVLTLRLFHFYPNQLKTLQPGVRLRVHGQVRQGLFGWEMVHPTWKLVDANAPLPNTLTPVYPTTAGVPQSYLRKAVAGALERLVWRDTVPQEELTRHHLPDLPSSLRTLHAPPAAALPALEAGAHPAQRRLKFDELLAQQLAQQQARAQRQRWKAPTLPAAPGAHSLPAQLRAAIPFTLTAAQERCVAEIAADLAQTAPMHRLLQGDVGSGKTVVAALAAAQAVASGWQCALMAPTEILAAQHARKLADWLEPLGVGVAWLSGSQTKKEREAALQRVASGQAQLVLGTHAVIQAQVRFARLGLAIVDEQHRFGVAQRLALRDSLRAGTQGSGLQPHLLMMSATPIPRTLAMALFGDLDVSTIDVLPPGRTPVRTSVVSTDRRDELIARVGALTAQGRQAYWVCPLVEESETLDLQNAVATHAELSAALATRSGQGAVQVGLLHGRMKAQEKRATMQAFSAGEIGLLVATTVIEVGVDVPNASLMVIEHAERFGLSQLHQLRGRVGRGAAQSDCVLLFTSPLSPTARERLGAMRELTDGFALAQKDLELRGPGELLGLRQSGVPGLRYADLAQDIDLLEAARDTAQRLLVAAPEAARQHAARWLGEGFDWLSA from the coding sequence ATGACCGCCGCGCGCAAGCCCTCTCAGCAAGACCCCATTGCCGATCCGTCGCAGCGGGCAAGCGCGCCTCGCAAAGACCCGGCGGGCAAGGCCAAACCGGCACGGCCCACGCCGCTCGCCCGGCTGGGTCTGCACACCGACTGGGACATTGCGCTGCATCTGCCGCTGCGCTATGAAGATGAAACGCGGCTCACGCCGCTGGGCGCGCTGCGCGACGGTGAGCTTGTCACCACGGATGCTGTGGTGACCCAGGCGCAGGTGCAGGGCCGCGCGCCGCGTCGGCAGTTGCTGGTGCGGCTGCAAGACCCGGAAGCGGGCGACGCCGTCCTCACCCTGCGGTTGTTCCACTTCTACCCCAATCAGCTCAAAACCTTGCAGCCCGGGGTGCGGCTGCGGGTGCATGGGCAGGTGCGGCAGGGCTTGTTTGGTTGGGAGATGGTGCACCCGACCTGGAAGCTGGTGGACGCCAATGCGCCCCTGCCGAACACGCTCACGCCGGTCTATCCCACCACGGCCGGCGTGCCGCAGAGCTATTTGCGCAAGGCCGTGGCTGGGGCGCTCGAGCGGCTGGTCTGGCGCGACACCGTGCCGCAGGAGGAACTGACGCGCCATCATCTGCCCGATCTGCCCTCGAGCCTGCGCACCCTGCATGCTCCGCCGGCCGCGGCCTTGCCCGCGCTGGAAGCGGGCGCGCATCCGGCGCAGCGGCGCTTGAAGTTCGACGAATTGCTGGCGCAGCAACTGGCCCAGCAGCAGGCCCGCGCACAGCGACAACGGTGGAAGGCGCCGACGCTGCCCGCCGCGCCCGGGGCGCATAGCCTCCCGGCGCAGTTGCGGGCGGCCATCCCCTTCACCCTCACGGCGGCTCAGGAGCGCTGCGTGGCCGAAATCGCCGCCGACCTCGCGCAGACCGCGCCGATGCACCGGCTGCTGCAGGGCGACGTGGGCAGCGGCAAGACAGTCGTGGCCGCGCTGGCGGCGGCGCAGGCCGTGGCGTCCGGCTGGCAGTGCGCGCTGATGGCGCCCACCGAAATTCTCGCGGCGCAACATGCGCGCAAGCTCGCCGATTGGCTGGAGCCGCTAGGCGTGGGCGTTGCCTGGCTTTCGGGCAGCCAGACGAAAAAAGAACGCGAGGCGGCGCTGCAGCGCGTGGCCAGCGGGCAGGCGCAGCTCGTGCTGGGCACCCACGCCGTCATTCAGGCGCAGGTGCGTTTTGCCCGCCTGGGGCTGGCGATCGTGGACGAGCAGCATCGCTTCGGCGTGGCGCAGCGCCTGGCCCTGCGCGACAGCCTGCGCGCGGGCACGCAGGGCAGCGGCCTGCAGCCGCATCTGCTGATGATGAGCGCCACGCCCATTCCGCGCACCCTGGCCATGGCGCTGTTCGGCGATCTGGACGTGTCCACCATCGATGTTCTGCCGCCGGGCAGAACGCCGGTGCGCACCAGCGTTGTCAGCACGGATCGGCGCGACGAACTCATCGCCCGGGTCGGCGCGTTGACCGCGCAGGGGCGGCAGGCCTATTGGGTTTGCCCGCTCGTTGAGGAAAGCGAGACGCTCGATTTGCAAAACGCCGTGGCTACCCACGCCGAACTCAGTGCCGCGCTGGCGACGAGGTCCGGTCAGGGGGCGGTGCAAGTCGGCCTGCTGCACGGGCGCATGAAGGCGCAGGAAAAGCGCGCCACCATGCAGGCGTTCAGCGCGGGCGAAATCGGCCTGCTCGTCGCCACCACCGTCATCGAGGTGGGGGTGGACGTGCCCAACGCCAGCCTGATGGTGATCGAACATGCCGAGCGCTTCGGGCTGTCGCAGTTGCACCAGCTGCGCGGGCGGGTGGGGCGGGGTGCGGCGCAGTCGGATTGCGTGCTGCTGTTCACCTCGCCGCTGTCGCCTACGGCGCGCGAGCGCTTGGGGGCGATGCGCGAACTCACCGACGGCTTCGCCCTGGCGCAGAAAGACCTGGAACTGCGCGGGCCGGGCGAACTGCTGGGCCTGCGGCAGTCGGGCGTGCCCGGCCTGCGCTACGCCGATCTGGCGCAAGACATCGATCTGCTCGAAGCCGCCCGCGACACCGCGCAACGTCTGCTGGTCGCCGCGCCCGAAGCCGCCCGGCAACACGCCGCGCGCTGGCTGGGCGAAGGGTTCGACTGGTTGAGCGCCTGA
- the aroB gene encoding 3-dehydroquinate synthase, with protein sequence MTTVRIALDIRAYDIRIASGLLGAPDTFAAVASPKGTALIVTNTTVAPFYAARLEQSLRPHFARVLRCTLPDGEQYKTWETLDQIFTDLLRHQCDRKTTLFALGGGVIGDMTGFAAASYMRGVPFVQVPTTLLAQVDSSVGGKTAINHPLGKNMIGAFYQPRLVVADLSTLRTLPPRELSAGLAEVIKHAAIADVDFLAWLEAHIDALRAQDDAALAEAVARCCRIKAQVVAQDETETGLRAILNFGHTFGHAIEAGMGYGNWLHGEAVGAGMVLAADLSVRLGLLAPADAERLARLIARAGLPVRAPDLGAERWAEWMQVDKKAEGGEVRFVLLNGLGRPVLRAAPMTEAQASIAAHLQPSQPQAVPSA encoded by the coding sequence ATGACCACGGTTCGCATCGCGCTCGACATCCGCGCGTATGACATTCGCATCGCCAGCGGCTTGCTGGGTGCGCCCGACACTTTCGCTGCGGTTGCCTCGCCTAAAGGCACGGCACTGATTGTGACCAACACCACGGTGGCCCCGTTTTATGCAGCCCGTCTGGAGCAAAGTCTGCGGCCGCATTTCGCGCGGGTGCTGCGCTGCACTCTGCCCGATGGCGAGCAGTACAAGACCTGGGAGACGCTCGACCAGATCTTCACCGATCTGCTGCGCCACCAGTGCGACCGCAAGACCACGCTGTTCGCGCTGGGCGGCGGGGTGATTGGTGACATGACGGGCTTTGCCGCCGCCAGTTACATGCGGGGCGTGCCTTTCGTGCAGGTGCCCACCACGCTGCTGGCGCAGGTGGATTCTTCGGTGGGGGGCAAGACCGCGATCAACCATCCGCTGGGCAAGAACATGATCGGGGCCTTCTATCAACCCCGGCTGGTGGTGGCCGATCTGTCCACCTTGCGCACCCTGCCGCCGCGCGAACTCTCGGCCGGTTTGGCCGAGGTCATCAAGCACGCGGCGATTGCCGATGTCGATTTCCTCGCCTGGCTGGAAGCGCATATCGACGCGCTCAGGGCGCAGGACGATGCCGCCCTGGCCGAGGCCGTGGCGCGCTGCTGCCGCATCAAGGCGCAGGTGGTGGCGCAGGACGAAACCGAGACCGGGCTGCGCGCCATCCTCAACTTCGGCCACACCTTCGGTCACGCCATCGAGGCCGGTATGGGCTATGGCAACTGGCTGCACGGCGAAGCGGTGGGCGCGGGCATGGTGCTGGCTGCCGATCTGTCGGTGCGTCTGGGCCTGCTCGCCCCTGCGGATGCCGAACGGCTGGCGCGGCTGATCGCCCGCGCCGGTCTGCCCGTGCGCGCCCCCGACCTGGGCGCCGAGCGCTGGGCCGAGTGGATGCAGGTGGATAAGAAGGCCGAGGGCGGCGAAGTGCGTTTTGTGCTGCTCAACGGGCTGGGGCGCCCGGTGCTGCGCGCCGCGCCCATGACGGAAGCGCAGGCCAGCATAGCCGCGCATCTGCAGCCGTCGCAGCCGCAAGCCGTGCCCTCGGCATGA
- a CDS encoding efflux RND transporter periplasmic adaptor subunit, with protein sequence MPQFFLSRSPLACAVSASLLSLALVSLPAAAQPASPGVIAMTADQQTALGVRLATVQAAAAAQIDLPARVAVPLSQQAVVSAPAAGMITRLLVNPGDTVKSGQPLAELSSPQIAQLQRERSEAQSRYDLAQRQLQRDTTLVNEGIVPGARLEAARAQSREAQAMLAERNLALKLAAGGAALNGVALLRAPIAGVITETTALPGQRVDMAAPLFRIAQQGQLWLEMEASPQQASGIQVGAEVEVPALQARGVVQAKSTALNAGQSVLIRVRVTQSGGLQAGAVVQARLNLSTQAGVWRVPPAAVTQINGRDVVLTVTKQGFRIVPVTVAGRLNDAVMVSGPLKTGDKVAATGVVAIKAAAGEVAP encoded by the coding sequence ATGCCCCAATTCTTTTTGTCGCGCAGCCCGTTGGCGTGCGCCGTGTCCGCCAGCCTGTTGAGCCTGGCGCTCGTTTCCCTGCCTGCCGCCGCACAACCCGCCTCGCCCGGCGTCATCGCCATGACGGCCGACCAGCAGACCGCGCTCGGCGTGCGGCTTGCCACGGTGCAGGCCGCCGCGGCCGCGCAGATCGACCTGCCCGCCCGCGTGGCCGTGCCGCTCTCGCAGCAGGCTGTTGTTTCTGCTCCTGCCGCCGGAATGATCACCCGCCTGCTGGTCAACCCGGGCGATACGGTGAAAAGTGGCCAGCCGCTGGCCGAGCTCAGCAGCCCGCAAATTGCCCAGTTGCAGCGCGAGCGCAGCGAGGCGCAAAGCCGATACGACCTGGCGCAGCGCCAGTTGCAGCGCGACACCACGCTGGTGAACGAGGGCATCGTGCCCGGCGCCCGGCTCGAGGCTGCCCGCGCGCAAAGCCGCGAGGCGCAAGCCATGCTGGCCGAGCGCAATCTGGCGCTCAAGCTGGCCGCAGGTGGCGCAGCGCTCAACGGCGTGGCCCTCTTGCGCGCCCCCATTGCCGGGGTCATCACCGAAACCACAGCCTTGCCAGGCCAGCGGGTCGATATGGCCGCGCCGCTGTTCCGCATTGCGCAGCAAGGCCAGTTGTGGCTGGAAATGGAAGCCAGCCCACAGCAGGCGAGCGGCATTCAGGTGGGCGCCGAAGTGGAGGTGCCCGCACTGCAGGCGCGAGGGGTGGTGCAGGCCAAGTCCACCGCGCTGAACGCGGGGCAGAGCGTGCTGATTCGCGTGCGCGTCACCCAATCCGGCGGTCTACAAGCGGGCGCCGTGGTGCAGGCGCGTCTGAACCTGTCGACGCAAGCCGGGGTGTGGCGTGTGCCGCCCGCCGCGGTGACGCAGATCAATGGCCGCGATGTCGTGCTCACGGTGACGAAACAGGGCTTTCGCATCGTGCCGGTTACCGTGGCCGGTCGCCTGAATGACGCGGTGATGGTCAGCGGCCCGCTGAAGACTGGCGACAAGGTGGCAGCCACCGGCGTCGTGGCGATCAAGGCGGCCGCTGGCGAGGTGGCGCCATGA
- a CDS encoding shikimate kinase codes for MGAGKTTVGRTLAQRVGLRFIDSDHEIEREQGCTIAALFSRLGEAGFREIEARAIDALTQLDGIVLATGGGAVLRPENRKALHERGTVVYLRASPDDLAHRLRNDRNRPLLQQGDARAKLHELFRVRDPLYRETAHFVMDTGRPSPALLTNMVQMQLELAGVLSAADRRD; via the coding sequence ATGGGCGCCGGCAAAACTACCGTCGGCCGTACGCTCGCGCAACGCGTCGGCCTTCGGTTCATCGACAGCGACCATGAGATCGAGCGCGAGCAGGGCTGCACGATTGCGGCCCTTTTTTCTCGGCTGGGTGAGGCGGGGTTTCGCGAAATCGAGGCGCGCGCTATTGACGCGCTGACGCAGCTCGATGGCATCGTGCTCGCTACCGGGGGCGGTGCGGTGCTGAGGCCGGAAAACCGCAAGGCGCTGCACGAAAGGGGCACGGTGGTCTATCTGCGCGCCAGCCCGGACGATCTTGCGCATCGCTTGCGCAACGACCGCAATCGGCCTTTGCTGCAACAAGGCGATGCGCGGGCCAAGCTGCATGAATTGTTTCGTGTGCGCGATCCTCTGTATCGGGAGACGGCGCATTTCGTGATGGACACGGGGCGGCCTTCTCCGGCCCTGCTGACCAATATGGTGCAGATGCAGCTTGAACTCGCCGGGGTGTTGTCGGCGGCAGATCGGCGGGATTGA
- a CDS encoding TolC family protein: MKPLSKPFTLSALSAALALTLTAAPTWGAEKAWAKSADTPSLQAALPALSELPSPTLPQIAAVDQILAETPALQEAQALQQAAAQNGAVLRAGTNEFTGQAQVQQRRIESAPDSGRYNEWQLLINRQLRLPSQAQADGRMAEALQTSAQAALVATRQQFLGALLTAWFAAQRAQAEAALAQQDLDLIDAQVKALQRRQSLGDASVLELEQMQAEQARARSTLLRAQGVAASSRAALLARYPALSRSGSLQGQTDPGALALPSLNAEQLSARAVQASPLLLQQRAMLQKAQAMVAQAHAARTPQPTVGAYIGSDRGGSERIVGLQFAMPFGGPARESQERAALAEADAAQWRLRDLQAQVEADFQRLYADAQAQEAAVKATEQAAQVQTQASNRMLRAYQLGEVGVSDWLLARRNALESAKLVLQSRFDAATSSAQLKLQTGLLYELTP; the protein is encoded by the coding sequence ATGAAACCGCTATCCAAACCCTTTACCTTAAGTGCATTGAGTGCCGCGCTTGCCCTTACGCTGACCGCGGCTCCCACCTGGGGCGCCGAGAAGGCATGGGCCAAGTCGGCGGATACGCCTTCGTTGCAAGCCGCCCTGCCCGCCTTGAGCGAACTGCCCAGCCCGACACTGCCGCAAATCGCCGCGGTTGACCAGATCCTGGCCGAAACACCCGCGCTGCAAGAGGCGCAAGCCCTGCAACAGGCTGCGGCACAAAATGGCGCCGTGCTGCGCGCCGGAACCAACGAATTCACCGGCCAGGCGCAAGTGCAGCAGCGCCGCATCGAGTCTGCGCCCGACAGCGGGCGCTACAACGAATGGCAGTTGCTCATCAACCGCCAGTTGCGTCTGCCGTCGCAGGCGCAGGCCGATGGCCGCATGGCCGAAGCGTTGCAGACTTCGGCGCAGGCCGCACTGGTCGCGACGCGCCAGCAGTTTCTCGGCGCCTTGCTGACCGCCTGGTTCGCGGCCCAGCGCGCGCAGGCCGAGGCCGCGCTGGCGCAGCAGGATCTCGACTTGATCGATGCCCAGGTCAAGGCGCTGCAGCGTCGCCAGTCTCTGGGGGACGCCAGCGTGCTGGAGCTGGAGCAGATGCAGGCCGAACAGGCCCGGGCGCGATCGACCCTGCTGCGCGCGCAGGGCGTGGCGGCCAGCAGCCGCGCCGCCTTGTTGGCGCGCTATCCAGCGCTGTCGCGCAGCGGCAGTCTGCAAGGTCAGACCGATCCCGGCGCGCTCGCACTGCCCAGCCTGAACGCCGAGCAACTGAGCGCGCGGGCGGTGCAAGCCAGCCCCTTGCTGCTGCAACAGCGCGCCATGCTGCAAAAGGCGCAGGCGATGGTTGCGCAAGCCCATGCCGCGCGCACGCCGCAACCGACGGTGGGCGCCTACATCGGGTCGGACCGTGGGGGCAGCGAACGCATCGTCGGCCTGCAGTTCGCGATGCCGTTTGGCGGCCCGGCGCGCGAGTCGCAAGAGCGGGCCGCGCTAGCCGAAGCGGATGCCGCGCAGTGGCGACTGCGCGATCTGCAAGCGCAGGTCGAAGCGGACTTCCAGCGGCTTTATGCCGATGCCCAGGCGCAAGAGGCTGCGGTCAAAGCCACCGAACAGGCCGCGCAGGTGCAGACCCAGGCCAGCAACCGCATGTTGCGCGCCTATCAGCTGGGCGAAGTGGGTGTGTCGGACTGGCTGCTTGCCCGGCGCAATGCGCTGGAGTCCGCCAAGCTGGTACTGCAATCGCGTTTCGACGCGGCGACCTCCAGCGCTCAACTCAAGCTGCAAACCGGCTTGCTTTACGAACTGACGCCGTAG